A window from Megalops cyprinoides isolate fMegCyp1 chromosome 8, fMegCyp1.pri, whole genome shotgun sequence encodes these proteins:
- the marveld3 gene encoding MARVEL domain-containing protein 3 — protein MRGTEGDGHDRSHTGGRDPQHDRNYPRSKRRQDDRDRREQHYRQDRDPGYNGRNKEMDSRSHQSPSDYRDPHSQEARQPRQGSLEMYTEASPSPTEMDQYEPQPRQALYNLRYLLTARGLCQVMEVLLNMLIVICAGVSYSSSGGYRDLASLGGIYAYYFGGASAFTGAEADRVKELDAQFYQLKLPPYIFSMACGGALMGYACAMLVLGVLRVPFRWPIVLLVEAVVDGLIGLGYIPALAFYFIKLQENYNSAICKEREQMYQSKGHQGFECKLHGADIGGGLFGVLGIIAFPFSAVLAIRAFRTVRERKRRKAQRDP, from the exons ATGAGGGGAACAGAGGGTGATGGGCATGACCGTTCCCATACTGGTGGAAGGGATCCTCAGCATGACAGAAACTACCCCAGGAGTAAAAGAAGACAGGATGATCGAGATAGGAGAGAGCAGCACTACCGGCAGGACAGAGACCCTGGCTATAATGGGAGGAACAAAGAGATGGACAGCCGCTCTCACCAGAGCCCATCTGACTACAGAGACCCCCACAGCCAGGAGGCAAGGCAACCTAGGCAAGGCAGTCTAGAAAT GTACACTGAGGCCTCCCCATCCCCCACTGAGATGGACCAATATGAACCACAGCCAAGACAAGCACTGTACAACCTCAGATACCTTCTCACAGCAAGAG GGCTGTGCCAGGTTATGGAGGTCCTTCTAAACATGCTGATAGTCATCTGTGCTGGGGTGTCCTACAGTTCATCTGGGGGCTACCGGGATCTGGCCAGTCTTGGGGGGATTTACGCCTACTATTTTGGTGGAGCCAGTGCTTTCACAGGTGCAGAGGCAGATCGTGTGAAAGAACTGGATGCCCAGTTCTACCAGCTGAAGCTTCCCCCCTACATCTTCAGCATGGCGTGTGGTGGGGCACTGATGGGCTATGCCTGCGCTATGCTTGTCCTGGGTGTGCTGCGTGTGCCCTTCCGCTGGCCTATAGTGTTGCTGGTGGAGGCCGTGGTGGATGGCCTGATTGGCCTTGGCTACATCCCTGCCCTGGCTTTCTACTTCATCAAGCTTCAGGAGAATTACAACAGTGCCATTTGCAAGGAGAGGGAGCAGATGTACCAAAGCAAAGGGCACCAGGGCTTTGAGTGTAAACTCCATGGAGCAGACATCGGTGGAGGGCTGTTCGGCGTACTGGGGATCATTGCTTTTCCCTTCAGCGCAGTGTTGGCCATCCGGGCATTCCGGACTGTACGGGAAAGGAAGAGGCGCAAAGCCCAGCGGGACCCGTAA